From a single Pseudalkalibacillus hwajinpoensis genomic region:
- a CDS encoding DUF554 domain-containing protein: protein MVILGTVVNGVAIIAGSLIGTISSKIPERMKTTIMQGLALVIVVIGLQMAMKSEQFLIVIGSLVLGGMLGEYWNLEGKLGKVGKWIERKTGATAEGSVAQAFVTATLVYVVGAMAILGALDSGLRNDHSILYTKSLIDGFTAIIFTATLGYGVLFSAFPVMIYQGLIALFASQINRFVPQVLLDAFITEITSAGGIMILAIGLNLLGIIKIRVANFLPALLVAAGLVTLVHLAPSLF, encoded by the coding sequence ATGGTGATTTTAGGTACTGTTGTAAATGGCGTGGCGATTATAGCAGGTTCATTGATTGGGACGATTAGCAGCAAAATACCAGAACGGATGAAAACGACGATCATGCAGGGGCTTGCCCTCGTTATCGTCGTCATTGGTCTGCAAATGGCGATGAAGAGTGAACAGTTTCTTATCGTCATTGGTAGCCTGGTTCTTGGTGGAATGCTGGGTGAATACTGGAATCTTGAAGGGAAGCTTGGCAAAGTAGGGAAATGGATTGAGAGAAAAACTGGAGCTACAGCAGAGGGAAGTGTTGCACAAGCTTTCGTAACTGCTACCCTTGTTTATGTAGTCGGGGCGATGGCGATTCTGGGGGCGCTTGATAGCGGGCTTCGAAATGATCACTCGATTCTTTATACAAAGTCGCTGATAGATGGTTTCACAGCCATCATATTTACAGCAACACTTGGGTATGGTGTGTTGTTTTCCGCTTTTCCAGTTATGATTTACCAGGGGTTAATTGCTTTATTTGCCTCCCAAATTAATCGATTCGTCCCACAGGTCCTCCTTGACGCCTTTATAACTGAGATTACATCAGCGGGAGGAATCATGATCCTAGCTATTGGTTTAAATTTACTCGGCATTATTAAAATTAGGGTAGCAAACTTTCTTCCAGCCCTTTTAGTAGCGGCCGGGCTAGTTACCCTGGTTCATCTGGCTCCGTCTTTATTTTAA
- the yyaC gene encoding spore protease YyaC, producing the protein MNLRDKFFQKKPAAYRIHHEDTLAIQTLSERVSLLLPERKADSIVIVCIGTDRSTGDALGPLVGSKLQELKLEATVYGTLESPVHAVNLNEVMDTIDQQHRNPFIIGIDACLGRLHSVGIITAGEGPVKPGAGVKKELPEVGAIHLTGIVNVSGFMEYFVLQNTRLNLVMKMADIMALSLHQALEAYASDIHPERKKRSTWGDDLLQLP; encoded by the coding sequence ATGAATCTTCGAGACAAGTTTTTTCAAAAAAAGCCTGCTGCTTATCGAATCCATCATGAGGATACTCTTGCTATACAAACACTTAGTGAGAGGGTTTCCCTTCTGCTACCAGAGCGAAAAGCGGATTCCATTGTAATTGTCTGTATCGGTACGGATCGCTCAACGGGGGATGCACTCGGTCCTCTTGTTGGAAGCAAATTACAAGAGCTCAAGCTAGAGGCTACGGTATATGGTACGCTCGAGTCTCCTGTTCATGCTGTAAATTTAAATGAGGTGATGGACACGATTGATCAACAGCATCGAAACCCGTTTATCATCGGGATTGATGCCTGTCTTGGACGCCTTCATTCAGTAGGGATTATTACAGCAGGAGAGGGACCTGTTAAACCAGGTGCCGGAGTGAAAAAGGAACTTCCTGAGGTAGGAGCAATCCATTTAACCGGGATTGTGAATGTAAGTGGATTTATGGAGTATTTTGTTTTGCAAAACACACGATTGAATCTTGTCATGAAAATGGCAGATATCATGGCTCTAAGCCTTCATCAAGCACTTGAAGCTTATGCAAGTGATATACATCCAGAGAGAAAAAAACGTTCAACCTGGGGAGACGACCTGCTCCAGCTCCCATAA
- a CDS encoding YkvI family membrane protein: MWSGGFKWLFLILGTMIGAGYASGRELWQFFGHESVLAIALFTVMFSICCYVIMKISFETNSSHYIPILERLVGKRLTGIYDVLIILYLFTTTIVMFAGGGATMEVVHLPYWLGIGILAALVIVLFFWDINGMLSMNALILPLLILLLLAVLILFINSNENAMLFDLAKQSNWPAAFTFTALNILPLVAVLSAVGHQIKSKGEIWIASIGSGIILGGVSFLYNQSLIQVAHDLLVYEIPLFAILKNYPYYMILIMSVLLWSAIYTTAVSGVFGLTARFRDILGLPLWVIAFLVVAIMLPFTTFGFSTLVGFLYPLYGVLNLYILASILIFPVLKRYDLLS; this comes from the coding sequence ATGTGGAGCGGTGGATTCAAATGGCTGTTTCTTATATTAGGAACGATGATTGGTGCAGGATATGCGTCTGGGAGGGAATTATGGCAATTTTTTGGACATGAGAGCGTTCTAGCAATTGCCTTATTTACAGTGATGTTTTCGATTTGTTGCTATGTGATTATGAAAATAAGCTTTGAAACAAATTCTAGCCACTACATTCCAATTCTAGAGCGATTGGTTGGGAAAAGACTAACAGGAATTTATGATGTGCTGATTATTCTTTATTTATTTACAACAACGATTGTCATGTTTGCAGGAGGCGGCGCTACAATGGAAGTTGTCCATTTGCCATACTGGTTGGGTATTGGCATTCTTGCCGCCCTTGTTATTGTGCTCTTCTTCTGGGATATAAACGGTATGCTCTCAATGAATGCATTGATTCTCCCTTTACTTATTCTCCTCTTACTTGCCGTGCTTATTCTTTTTATTAACTCTAACGAGAATGCGATGCTTTTTGATTTGGCTAAACAATCGAACTGGCCGGCGGCATTCACCTTCACGGCTCTTAATATTCTGCCTCTTGTAGCGGTTCTTTCAGCTGTTGGTCATCAAATTAAATCAAAAGGAGAAATCTGGATTGCAAGTATTGGGAGTGGCATCATTCTAGGAGGGGTTTCATTTCTCTATAATCAATCACTAATTCAAGTAGCACATGATTTACTCGTCTATGAAATTCCTTTATTCGCGATTTTGAAAAACTATCCGTATTATATGATTCTCATTATGTCAGTATTGTTATGGTCAGCGATCTACACAACAGCAGTGAGTGGTGTTTTTGGACTGACCGCAAGATTCCGAGATATACTCGGTCTTCCTTTATGGGTTATTGCCTTTCTAGTAGTAGCAATTATGCTTCCATTTACAACATTTGGTTTTTCAACACTAGTTGGTTTTTTATACCCTCTATACGGGGTTCTTAATCTCTATATTTTAGCATCTATCTTGATTTTCCCGGTTCTAAAAAGGTATGATTTGTTATCATAA
- a CDS encoding mechanosensitive ion channel family protein produces the protein MDWLEPIWRTAYDYLSNRELWINLSASTLKIIAILVGTWIFLRIAKSALSQIFAIRLKSPLRLSERREATLIRLIENILTYATYFIALVMILSEFEVDVRTLIAGAGVVGLAVGFGAQNLVRDIITGFFIIFEKQFSVGDYVRISGIEGFVEEIGLRVTKIKSWTGELHILPNGNINQVTNYSIHNSVAVVDVSIAYEEQIQEAEEIIIELMDELYKKFDAMIVKPEYLGVQTLGPSEVVLRIISEVQPMEHWAIGREIRKEVKQRLDERGIEIPFPRVVMYQRDQQVK, from the coding sequence GTGGATTGGTTAGAGCCAATTTGGAGAACTGCCTACGATTATTTATCCAATCGTGAGCTCTGGATTAACCTATCAGCCAGCACGCTTAAAATTATTGCTATTTTGGTCGGGACATGGATTTTTCTTCGAATCGCAAAATCAGCTCTTAGTCAAATATTTGCCATTCGTTTAAAAAGTCCTCTTCGATTATCGGAACGAAGAGAAGCTACGCTCATTCGATTAATCGAAAATATCCTGACATATGCAACTTATTTTATTGCTCTGGTCATGATTTTAAGTGAGTTTGAAGTGGATGTACGAACGTTAATAGCTGGGGCTGGAGTTGTGGGTCTAGCCGTTGGTTTTGGTGCTCAAAACCTTGTCCGTGACATTATCACTGGCTTTTTTATCATTTTTGAAAAACAATTCTCTGTAGGTGACTATGTTCGCATTTCTGGAATCGAAGGGTTTGTGGAGGAGATCGGTTTACGTGTCACGAAAATTAAAAGCTGGACAGGAGAACTCCACATTCTACCGAATGGTAATATTAATCAAGTGACGAACTACTCGATTCATAATAGTGTTGCTGTAGTGGATGTTAGCATCGCTTATGAAGAACAAATACAAGAAGCAGAAGAAATTATTATAGAGTTGATGGACGAGCTTTATAAGAAGTTTGATGCCATGATCGTAAAACCGGAGTATCTTGGTGTACAAACACTCGGCCCTTCAGAGGTTGTTCTCCGAATTATTTCAGAAGTGCAACCAATGGAGCATTGGGCAATCGGCCGTGAAATCCGTAAAGAAGTCAAGCAGCGCCTTGATGAGAGAGGAATTGAAATACCATTCCCTCGCGTTGTCATGTACCAGCGTGATCAACAGGTGAAGTGA
- a CDS encoding DUF951 domain-containing protein produces the protein MSEKEFGLKDVVEMKKAHPCGENRWKVIRMGADIRIKCLGCEHSVMLPRKEFSRKLKKVLEHAES, from the coding sequence ATGTCTGAGAAAGAATTTGGTTTAAAAGACGTAGTTGAAATGAAAAAAGCTCATCCTTGTGGTGAGAATCGCTGGAAAGTCATTCGAATGGGGGCGGACATACGGATAAAATGTCTTGGATGTGAGCACAGCGTAATGCTGCCCCGAAAAGAGTTTTCTAGAAAACTCAAAAAAGTTCTTGAGCATGCTGAATCCTGA
- the ychF gene encoding redox-regulated ATPase YchF: protein MALTTGIVGLPNVGKSTLFNAITQAGAESANYPFCTIDPNIGIVEVPDERLQKLTELVKPKKTVPTAFEFTDIAGIVKGASKGEGLGNKFLSHIRQVDAISQVVRCFDDENITHVSGKVDPISDIETINLELVLADLESVDKRIARVQKMAKQKDKEALAEFNVLTKLKEAFEEELPARSVELTEEEEKIVYGLHLLTKKPVLYVANVDEDDLLDPSDNEYVAKVREYAAKEGAEVIVVCAKIESELAELDGEEKDAFLEDIGISEPGLNKLIRASYDLLGLATYFTAGEQEVRAWTFRLGMKAPQAAGIIHTDFERGFIRAEIVAYDDLVNAGTMAVAKEKGKVRLEGKEYIVKDGDVIHFRFNV from the coding sequence ATGGCATTAACCACCGGTATTGTAGGACTTCCAAATGTTGGGAAGTCAACATTATTTAACGCAATTACGCAGGCTGGAGCGGAATCAGCTAACTATCCATTCTGTACGATTGATCCGAACATTGGAATTGTTGAAGTTCCAGACGAGCGTCTTCAAAAATTAACAGAGCTTGTAAAGCCAAAGAAAACCGTTCCAACTGCTTTTGAATTTACTGATATTGCAGGAATTGTAAAAGGAGCCAGCAAAGGGGAAGGTCTAGGTAATAAATTCCTTTCACACATTCGTCAGGTTGACGCGATTTCCCAAGTTGTTCGCTGCTTTGACGATGAAAATATTACGCACGTATCTGGTAAAGTAGATCCGATTTCTGATATTGAAACAATTAATCTTGAGCTAGTGCTTGCTGATCTTGAATCAGTTGATAAGCGCATTGCTCGTGTTCAAAAAATGGCGAAGCAAAAAGACAAGGAAGCACTAGCTGAGTTTAACGTTCTTACGAAGCTGAAGGAAGCGTTCGAAGAAGAACTGCCTGCTCGTAGTGTGGAATTAACAGAAGAAGAAGAGAAGATTGTTTACGGGCTTCACCTATTAACGAAAAAGCCGGTTCTTTACGTTGCAAACGTTGATGAAGATGATCTTCTTGACCCTTCTGACAACGAGTATGTTGCTAAGGTTCGTGAATATGCTGCGAAAGAAGGTGCTGAAGTTATCGTTGTATGTGCGAAAATCGAGTCTGAACTTGCAGAGCTTGATGGTGAAGAGAAAGACGCATTTCTTGAAGATATCGGCATCTCTGAGCCAGGCTTAAACAAATTAATCCGTGCTTCATATGATCTCCTTGGTCTTGCTACTTATTTTACTGCAGGTGAACAGGAAGTACGGGCATGGACATTCCGTCTTGGAATGAAAGCTCCTCAAGCAGCGGGAATTATCCATACAGATTTTGAACGTGGCTTTATTCGAGCTGAAATTGTCGCTTATGATGACCTTGTTAATGCAGGCACAATGGCAGTTGCAAAGGAAAAAGGAAAAGTACGTCTTGAAGGAAAAGAGTACATCGTGAAAGACGGAGATGTTATCCATTTCCGCTTTAACGTATAA
- the rpsF gene encoding 30S ribosomal protein S6 has translation MRNYEIMYIIRPNIEEDAQKALVERFNGILTDNGAEINEAKEMGKKRLAYEIENFNSGIYMLLNINSNTEAIEEFSRLMKINDDVLRFMTINLEEAKK, from the coding sequence ATGCGTAACTACGAAATTATGTACATTATCCGTCCAAACATTGAAGAGGATGCACAGAAAGCTCTTGTTGAGCGTTTCAACGGAATCCTTACAGACAATGGTGCGGAAATTAATGAAGCTAAAGAAATGGGTAAGAAGCGTCTTGCTTATGAAATCGAGAATTTCAACAGCGGGATCTACATGCTTCTTAACATTAACAGTAATACTGAAGCGATTGAGGAATTCAGCCGTTTGATGAAAATCAACGACGATGTTCTTCGTTTCATGACGATCAACCTAGAAGAAGCTAAAAAGTAA
- the ssb gene encoding single-stranded DNA-binding protein: MLNRVVLVGRLTKDPELRYTPSGVAVANFTLAVNRPFTNQQGDREADFINIVVWRRQAENAANFLKKGSLAGVDGRVQTRSYDNSQGQRVFVTEVMAESVQFLEPKGANQGGGGSGNSSNYGGGNQNRETGGYGNQNQNRDNNRDHSNFGDDPFASDGKPIDISDDDLPF; the protein is encoded by the coding sequence ATGCTGAATCGCGTCGTATTAGTTGGACGTTTAACAAAAGACCCTGAATTGCGTTATACCCCTAGTGGCGTAGCGGTTGCGAACTTCACACTTGCTGTGAATCGCCCGTTTACGAATCAGCAGGGAGACCGCGAAGCTGATTTTATCAACATTGTTGTATGGCGCAGACAGGCAGAAAATGCAGCCAATTTCTTGAAAAAAGGCAGCCTTGCTGGTGTAGATGGACGAGTTCAGACTCGCTCTTATGATAATAGCCAGGGACAGCGTGTGTTTGTGACAGAAGTGATGGCTGAAAGCGTCCAATTTCTCGAGCCTAAAGGTGCAAACCAGGGCGGTGGCGGAAGCGGCAACAGTAGTAACTACGGTGGCGGCAACCAAAACAGAGAAACCGGCGGTTACGGGAATCAGAACCAAAATCGTGATAACAACCGTGATCACTCCAATTTTGGAGATGACCCGTTTGCGAGCGATGGCAAGCCAATCGACATTTCAGATGATGACTTGCCGTTCTAA
- the rpsR gene encoding 30S ribosomal protein S18 yields the protein MARPGGRRGRRKKVCFFTVNKITYIDYKDVDLLKRFVSERGKILPRRVTGTSAKYQRQLTRAVKRARQMALLPYVLGE from the coding sequence ATGGCAAGACCAGGTGGACGCAGAGGTCGTCGTAAAAAGGTTTGTTTCTTCACAGTAAACAAAATCACTTACATCGACTATAAAGATGTAGATCTTCTTAAACGCTTCGTATCTGAGCGTGGAAAAATTCTTCCACGTCGTGTAACAGGTACTAGCGCTAAATACCAACGTCAATTGACTCGTGCGGTTAAACGTGCTCGTCAAATGGCTTTACTACCATACGTACTTGGTGAGTAA
- a CDS encoding HPr family phosphocarrier protein, with amino-acid sequence MKSVETKTITLTNQLSMNSLISFVKQAKSFDSHVSLYRNGYSINGKKLSSVITFNLTVKENDSILIITDGVDASHASEHLIEWLKKEMDLLAEQTLSPM; translated from the coding sequence ATGAAGAGCGTAGAAACAAAGACAATTACATTAACTAATCAACTTAGCATGAATTCACTCATTTCATTTGTGAAACAGGCAAAGTCATTTGATAGTCACGTATCCCTGTATCGAAATGGATATAGCATTAATGGAAAGAAACTATCAAGCGTGATCACGTTTAATTTAACAGTGAAAGAAAATGATTCTATTCTGATCATCACAGATGGTGTAGATGCTTCTCATGCATCAGAACACTTAATTGAATGGCTTAAGAAAGAAATGGATCTTCTTGCAGAGCAAACACTCTCTCCTATGTAA
- a CDS encoding YybS family protein, with the protein MKNQTVKQLVEGAALAAVFAVLFLISTYVPLLGSITLWTLPLPFILMIVRNGPGSGFVMWGVTIVIGFLVAGIPSLIATLTFGIGGLTAGYLYYLRKSALAVLIGSSVAYVVSLVLVFVSSILLIGQNPADLAMEMLNQSIRQAEYFSNMLGQESNQFEMLREQISVIRYLIPTALVMLGVVIALISQLISVPVLKRVGGFQPPVFKPIREWAFPKSFLWYYLVVTILMMVGLEEGSTAFVAAINVYSILNALIFVQGLAVIYFFSHQRRWPIVVPILLTFLGFAMTTFVVIIGIIDLGFELRRRMKS; encoded by the coding sequence TTGAAAAATCAAACTGTTAAGCAGTTAGTTGAAGGGGCTGCGCTTGCGGCTGTGTTTGCTGTATTGTTTTTAATTTCTACTTATGTGCCTCTTCTTGGTTCGATTACGTTATGGACGTTGCCTTTGCCATTTATTTTGATGATTGTTCGAAATGGTCCTGGTAGTGGTTTTGTAATGTGGGGGGTTACGATTGTTATTGGATTTTTAGTTGCTGGTATCCCCTCGTTGATTGCCACACTGACATTTGGAATTGGAGGGCTTACGGCGGGATATTTGTATTACCTTCGTAAATCAGCACTTGCTGTTCTTATTGGAAGTAGTGTTGCCTACGTGGTGAGTCTGGTGCTTGTTTTTGTTTCTAGTATTTTATTAATTGGTCAAAATCCTGCTGATCTTGCGATGGAGATGTTGAATCAATCCATTCGACAGGCTGAGTATTTTTCCAATATGCTAGGACAGGAGAGTAATCAGTTTGAGATGCTTCGGGAACAAATCAGTGTTATCCGCTATCTTATTCCAACTGCGCTGGTAATGCTTGGTGTAGTGATTGCGCTTATTTCTCAACTTATTTCAGTTCCAGTACTGAAAAGAGTAGGGGGATTTCAACCACCAGTATTTAAGCCAATACGAGAATGGGCATTTCCGAAGAGCTTTTTATGGTATTATTTAGTTGTTACCATTCTTATGATGGTTGGATTAGAAGAAGGATCAACTGCTTTTGTTGCTGCTATTAACGTTTACTCTATTTTAAACGCTCTTATTTTCGTGCAGGGACTAGCGGTTATTTATTTTTTTAGCCATCAAAGAAGGTGGCCAATTGTCGTGCCAATTCTATTAACTTTTCTCGGCTTCGCAATGACAACATTTGTTGTTATTATTGGTATTATTGATCTTGGTTTTGAACTGCGAAGGAGAATGAAATCATAG
- a CDS encoding DHH family phosphoesterase produces MPKFLTKRWHGYHVVALFVISVLFIGIITYYNWILGIGSVVVMTLLVYTAIRAESIFQEALRNYVSTLSHRVKKVGDEALMEMPIGILLYDEEYHIEWTNPYLPTMIENNQLIGHSLNDISEQIIPFLKSETTEEVLTINERKYKTYFKQEERLLYFFDVSEKVEIQRLYNEEKTVVGIVYLDNYEEVTQGLGDQVKSNLNSAVTSILNNWADEHGVFLKRSSSEKFFAILNQKILQEFEKNKFSILDEVREATSKENVSITLSIGVGSGHSSLTELGQLAQSSLDLALGRGGDQVAIKQTTGKVKFYGGKTNPIEKRTRVRARVISHALRELVLDSDQVIIMGHKNPDMDSIGASIGILKVAQANGKEGSIVYDQNQKTSGVSRLIEEIEGNEQLWARFIAPEDALENCTPNTLLVVVDTHKPSLVMEERLLQKLDHVVVIDHHRRGEEFIEDPVLVYMEPYASSTAELVTELFEYQPKRLKMDIMEATALLAGIIVDTKSFTLRTGSRTFDAASYLRAHGADTVLVQEFLREDIAQYIRRAKIIEKAHIYRNGIAIALGEKDQTYDQVLIAQAADTLLSMSGVIASFVISKRNDGKISISARSLGEVNVQIIMEGLDGGGHLTNAATQLDSGSIEEAERLLKETIDDYLEGGEEES; encoded by the coding sequence ATGCCAAAGTTTTTAACGAAACGGTGGCATGGTTATCATGTGGTAGCCTTGTTCGTCATTTCTGTCCTGTTTATCGGCATCATCACCTATTATAATTGGATCCTTGGTATAGGGAGCGTAGTGGTTATGACGCTTCTTGTCTATACAGCCATTCGGGCGGAATCCATCTTCCAGGAAGCCCTTCGTAACTATGTCTCGACCCTCTCCCATCGAGTGAAAAAGGTTGGAGACGAAGCTTTAATGGAGATGCCGATTGGAATATTGCTGTATGATGAGGAATATCACATTGAATGGACTAATCCATATTTACCAACAATGATTGAAAATAATCAGTTGATTGGACATTCTCTTAATGATATTTCGGAGCAGATTATTCCATTTCTTAAATCGGAAACAACAGAAGAAGTTCTAACGATTAATGAACGTAAATACAAAACCTATTTTAAACAGGAAGAAAGACTGCTTTACTTCTTTGATGTGAGTGAAAAAGTTGAAATCCAACGTCTATATAATGAGGAAAAGACGGTTGTTGGAATTGTTTATCTTGATAACTACGAAGAGGTTACCCAGGGGCTCGGAGATCAGGTGAAAAGTAATTTAAACAGTGCGGTTACTTCCATCTTAAACAACTGGGCTGATGAACATGGTGTTTTTCTAAAACGAAGCTCTTCAGAAAAGTTCTTTGCTATTCTGAATCAAAAGATTCTACAAGAATTTGAGAAAAATAAATTCTCGATTCTTGATGAGGTTCGCGAGGCAACTTCCAAAGAAAATGTTTCGATTACGCTTAGTATCGGAGTTGGGAGCGGTCATAGTTCGCTGACTGAGCTTGGACAACTCGCTCAATCAAGTCTTGATTTAGCCCTGGGGCGCGGTGGTGACCAGGTAGCGATTAAACAAACAACCGGTAAGGTTAAGTTCTACGGCGGAAAAACAAATCCGATTGAAAAGCGGACAAGAGTTAGAGCACGTGTTATTTCACATGCGTTGCGTGAACTTGTTCTAGATAGTGATCAAGTTATCATCATGGGGCACAAAAACCCTGACATGGATTCCATTGGAGCTTCAATTGGGATCTTAAAAGTTGCTCAGGCCAATGGAAAAGAAGGCTCAATTGTTTACGATCAAAACCAGAAGACTAGTGGTGTATCGCGATTAATTGAGGAAATTGAAGGGAATGAGCAGCTGTGGGCTCGATTTATAGCTCCTGAAGATGCCCTTGAGAACTGTACGCCAAATACACTTCTCGTTGTCGTTGATACTCACAAACCATCTCTTGTAATGGAAGAACGACTTTTACAAAAGCTTGATCACGTTGTGGTCATAGACCATCATCGACGCGGCGAAGAATTTATTGAGGATCCTGTCCTCGTTTATATGGAACCATATGCCTCATCTACGGCAGAACTTGTGACCGAGCTCTTTGAATATCAACCCAAACGGCTTAAAATGGACATTATGGAAGCGACAGCACTGCTGGCTGGTATCATTGTCGATACGAAGAGCTTCACGCTCAGGACGGGCTCCAGGACGTTTGACGCTGCCTCTTATTTGAGAGCGCACGGCGCTGATACGGTTCTTGTTCAGGAATTTCTAAGAGAAGATATTGCACAATATATTCGCAGGGCTAAAATCATCGAAAAAGCCCATATCTATCGCAACGGTATCGCGATAGCGCTCGGAGAAAAAGATCAAACCTATGATCAGGTTTTGATAGCACAGGCGGCAGATACACTGCTTTCTATGAGTGGAGTCATCGCATCTTTCGTTATATCCAAACGAAATGATGGTAAAATCAGCATCAGTGCAAGGTCTCTTGGTGAAGTAAATGTCCAGATTATTATGGAAGGCCTTGACGGTGGTGGGCATTTAACAAATGCTGCCACACAACTCGATTCAGGATCGATTGAAGAAGCAGAACGCCTGCTTAAAGAAACAATCGATGACTATTTAGAAGGGGGCGAAGAAGAATCATGA
- the rplI gene encoding 50S ribosomal protein L9, translated as MKVIFLEDVKGKGKKGEVKNVADGYARNHLLKNNLAVEANNANMKTLKAKQRSDDKKAQEELDEAKALKETIESLEVELQTKSGEGGRLFGSITSKNIAEELKKQNIKVDKRKIELDEPIRSLGYTNVPIKLHHDVTATVKVHVVEQ; from the coding sequence ATGAAAGTGATTTTTTTAGAAGACGTAAAAGGCAAAGGTAAAAAAGGTGAAGTGAAAAATGTAGCGGACGGATATGCCCGGAATCACCTGTTAAAGAATAATCTTGCAGTTGAAGCGAATAATGCAAATATGAAGACGCTAAAAGCAAAACAGCGCAGTGACGATAAGAAAGCACAGGAAGAGCTGGATGAAGCAAAGGCACTTAAGGAAACAATTGAAAGTCTTGAAGTGGAGTTACAGACAAAATCAGGTGAAGGTGGTCGATTGTTCGGCTCCATCACAAGCAAGAATATCGCCGAAGAGCTTAAGAAACAGAACATCAAAGTCGATAAGCGTAAAATCGAATTAGATGAACCAATCCGTTCCCTCGGTTACACAAATGTACCCATTAAATTGCACCATGATGTAACAGCAACTGTTAAAGTACACGTGGTAGAGCAATAA